The DNA sequence AAAAGCAGATACTGTATCTGCTGGGGCCGGTCGGTGGGGGTAAATCTTCCCTCGCTGAACGACTGAAATCCTTAATGCAGCGCGTACCTATTTACGTACTTAGCGCTGATGGCGAACGCAGCCCGGTGAACGATCACCCGCTGTGCCTGTTCAATCCTCAGGAAGATGCCAACATCCTTGAGAAAGAGTACGGTGTGCCACGCCGCTATCTTGGCACCATCATGTCACCCTGGGCGGCGAAGCGTCTGCACGACTTTGGCGGCGATATTTCACGCTTTAAAGTGGTGAAAGTCTGGCCTTCCATTCTCGAACAGCTTGCTATTGCTAAAACCGAACCGGGCGATGAAAACAACCAGGATATTTCAGCGCTGGTCGGTAAAGTGGATATCCGTAAACTGGAAAACCACGCGCAAAACGATCCGGATGCCTATGGCTACTCCGGCGCACTGTGCCGCGCCAACCAGGGGATTATGGAATTCGTTGAGATGTTTAAAGCACCGATTAAAGTGCTGCATCCTCTGCTTACCGCCACCCAGGAAGGGAACTATAACGGGACGGAAGGGATTTCTGCCCTGCCGTTTAACGGCATCATCCTGGCTCACTCCAACGAATCAGAATGGGTAACTTTCCGTAATAACAAAAACAATGAGGCGTTCCTTGACCGCGTGTATATCGTCAAGGTGCCTTACTGTCTGCGCGTGTCGGAAGAGATCAAAATCTACGACAAGCTGCTTGATCACAGTGAACTGACCCATGCGCCTTGTGCACCGGGTACGCTGGAGACGCTGGCACGTTTCTCCATTCTGTCGCGTCTGAAAGAGCCGGAAAACTCCAGCACCTACTCCAAAATGCGGGTCTACGACGGTGAAAGCCTGAAAGATACCGATCCTAAAGCCAAGTCCTATCAGGAATATCGGGATTATGCGGGCGTGGATGAAGGGATGAACGGCCTTTCAACGCGTTTTGCCTTTAAAATCTTGTCGCGCGTATTTAACTTCGATCACGCCGAAGTGGCGGC is a window from the Pantoea sp. CCBC3-3-1 genome containing:
- the yeaG gene encoding protein kinase YeaG, with the protein product MNIFDHYRQRYEAAKDEEFTLQEFLTVCRQDRSAYANAAERLLMAIGEPVMVDTALEPRLSRLFSNRVIARYPAFEEFYGMEEAIEQIVSYLKHAAQGLEEKKQILYLLGPVGGGKSSLAERLKSLMQRVPIYVLSADGERSPVNDHPLCLFNPQEDANILEKEYGVPRRYLGTIMSPWAAKRLHDFGGDISRFKVVKVWPSILEQLAIAKTEPGDENNQDISALVGKVDIRKLENHAQNDPDAYGYSGALCRANQGIMEFVEMFKAPIKVLHPLLTATQEGNYNGTEGISALPFNGIILAHSNESEWVTFRNNKNNEAFLDRVYIVKVPYCLRVSEEIKIYDKLLDHSELTHAPCAPGTLETLARFSILSRLKEPENSSTYSKMRVYDGESLKDTDPKAKSYQEYRDYAGVDEGMNGLSTRFAFKILSRVFNFDHAEVAANPVHLFYVLEQQIEREQFPQDLAEKYLEHLKGYLIPKYAEFIGKEIQTAYLESYSEYGQNIFDRYVTYADFWIQDQEYRDPDTGQLFDRESLNAELEKIEKPAGISNPKDFRNEIVNFVLRARAHNSGRNPNWTSYEKLRTVIEKKMFSNTEELLPVISFNAKTSTDEQKKHDDFVDRMMEKGYTRKQVRLLCEWYLRVRKSS